From Halotia branconii CENA392, the proteins below share one genomic window:
- a CDS encoding ISAzo13 family transposase (programmed frameshift), giving the protein MLELTDSVKKVFKETANQLKGAARRRFQAQIVMELGYGGQLLAQKELGWDRNTIRKGIKELTSGISCIDNYSARGRWKVEEHLPNLLEDIKKLVDFQSQTDPSFKSQRLYTRLTASQVRKLLIDKFGYTDEQLPTEETMRVKLNDLGYRLKRVAKVLPQKKFPETDAIFEQLAIVNQSALDDPSILRLSLDAKARVDIGYFDRGGKNRVVTETEDHNFHPKTTVTPYGIFLPELDELFLYFTESNVTSDFIVDVLEDFWKSESWRFSSIKTLIINQDNGTDNNSRRTQFMKRIVEFVHEYQLNIRLAYYPPYHSKYNPIERVWGILENSWNGSILDEVATALKFAQNMTWKGKNPVVKLVTQTYETGVTLTKEAMSAVEKQIERLTNSEHEKFPDLGKWFVDICCGST; this is encoded by the exons TTGCTCGAATTAACTGATTCAGTCAAAAAAGTATTCAAGGAAACAGCAAACCAACTCAAAGGTGCAGCAAGGCGGCGTTTTCAAGCACAAATTGTCATGGAATTAGGTTACGGAGGACAATTACTGGCTCAAAAAGAATTGGGCTGGGATAGAAATACTATTCGTAAAGGAATTAAAGAACTAACCAGTGGGATTAGTTGTATAGATAATTATTCAGCTAGGGGTAGATGGAAAGTAGAAGAGCATTTACCAAACCTGTTAGAAGATATCAAAAAATTAGTTGATTTCCAAAGCCAAACAGATCCAAGTTTTAAAAGCCAAAGGCTGTATACACGCCTAACTGCTAGTCAGGTCAGAAAGCTATTAATTGATAAATTTGGTTATACGGATGAACAGTTACCTACTGAAGAAACAATGAGAGTTAAATTGAATGATTTAGGTTATAGACTCAAGCGAGTAGCAAAAGTTTTACCTCAAAAAAAAT TTCCAGAAACAGACGCAATCTTTGAACAATTAGCAATAGTTAATCAATCCGCCCTGGATGATCCAAGTATCTTACGTCTCAGTCTGGATGCCAAAGCCCGTGTAGATATTGGCTACTTTGACAGAGGAGGTAAAAACCGAGTTGTCACAGAAACAGAAGACCATAATTTTCATCCAAAAACTACCGTAACTCCTTACGGCATCTTCCTTCCAGAATTAGACGAACTATTTTTATACTTTACAGAGTCTAATGTAACGAGTGATTTTATTGTAGACGTTCTAGAAGATTTTTGGAAGAGTGAGAGTTGGCGATTTTCCTCAATAAAAACCCTGATTATTAACCAGGATAATGGGACAGATAATAATTCTAGACGTACCCAGTTTATGAAACGTATCGTTGAGTTTGTTCATGAATATCAACTGAATATACGTTTAGCCTACTATCCACCCTATCACAGCAAATATAATCCCATCGAGCGAGTATGGGGGATATTAGAAAATTCTTGGAATGGCAGTATTTTAGATGAAGTTGCAACCGCTTTAAAATTTGCTCAAAACATGACGTGGAAAGGTAAGAATCCTGTGGTTAAGTTAGTGACTCAAACTTATGAAACTGGGGTTACTCTTACTAAGGAGGCTATGTCTGCTGTTGAAAAACAAATAGAAAGACTCACTAACTCGGAACATGAAAAATTTCCCGATTTAGGCAAATGGTTTGTTGATATTTGTTGTGGCAGCACTTAA
- a CDS encoding hemolysin family protein, giving the protein MLQLITVIIFVLLGSAVCSGAETALFSVSTLRVRQLAQSHNPSAVALLAIRENMNRPIATIVILNNTFNIIGSILMGSIATQVLGYQWLGIFSGLLTFLIIIFGEIIPKTIGERYSEKIALLVAIPVTGLSIAFTPLVWILENVTAPFSKGKKRPTTNEAEIKLLADIGKQEGIIESDEAEMIQRVFRLNDVTSSDLMTPRIMLTSIKGDLTLAEGKNDIITSQHTRIIVTDDSLDQVIGYALKQSLLTAMVEGNSNQKIATMARKAFFVPESIRADKLLKHFIEAREHLAVVVDEYGNVAGVITLEDVLEVITGEIVDETDRTVDLQQIARKKREKMLQSMNNGNQSSNGNYPLKLH; this is encoded by the coding sequence ATGTTACAGCTTATAACCGTCATAATTTTTGTTCTTTTGGGTTCTGCTGTCTGTTCTGGTGCAGAAACAGCACTATTTTCTGTTTCTACATTGAGAGTTCGACAATTAGCGCAATCACATAATCCCTCAGCAGTTGCACTTTTGGCAATTCGTGAGAATATGAATCGGCCTATTGCAACTATTGTAATCCTCAATAATACCTTCAATATTATTGGCAGTATTCTCATGGGTAGTATTGCTACTCAAGTACTAGGATATCAGTGGCTTGGCATATTTTCAGGTTTATTGACTTTCTTAATTATTATCTTTGGTGAGATTATTCCAAAAACAATTGGAGAGCGTTATTCAGAAAAAATTGCTCTGCTAGTAGCTATACCTGTCACAGGTTTATCTATTGCTTTCACACCCTTAGTTTGGATTTTAGAAAATGTTACTGCACCTTTTTCTAAAGGTAAAAAACGACCAACAACCAATGAAGCAGAAATAAAATTGTTGGCAGATATTGGTAAACAAGAAGGAATTATTGAAAGTGATGAAGCAGAGATGATCCAGCGGGTATTTAGATTAAATGATGTGACATCGTCTGACTTAATGACACCACGAATTATGCTGACATCTATAAAAGGTGATTTGACGTTGGCAGAAGGAAAAAATGACATTATCACATCTCAACATACCAGGATTATTGTGACTGATGACTCTCTTGATCAAGTTATTGGCTACGCCTTAAAACAGAGTTTATTAACAGCAATGGTTGAGGGCAATAGCAATCAAAAAATTGCTACTATGGCTCGAAAAGCTTTCTTTGTTCCTGAGAGTATAAGAGCAGATAAACTACTTAAACATTTTATAGAAGCGCGTGAACATCTTGCAGTAGTTGTAGATGAATACGGCAATGTTGCTGGTGTAATTACTTTGGAAGATGTGCTTGAGGTAATAACTGGTGAAATTGTAGATGAGACTGATAGAACCGTCGATTTACAACAAATTGCCCGTAAAAAGCGAGAAAAAATGTTGCAATCTATGAATAATGGTAATCAATCTTCAAATGGAAATTATCCTTTGAAGTTGCACTAA